A window of Zingiber officinale cultivar Zhangliang chromosome 5A, Zo_v1.1, whole genome shotgun sequence contains these coding sequences:
- the LOC121980975 gene encoding LRR receptor-like serine/threonine-protein kinase GHR1: MDLLVRISALLFLFIPCFGQLPSPDILALLAFKKGITHDPTGFVVGSWNEESIDFNGCPASWNGIVCNGGNVAGVLLDNHGISGYADLSVFANLTMLLKLSMANNNLSGSLPESISDLKNLEYLDISKNAFSGELPAGLGKLHSLQNLSLAGNEFTGSMPVTIGGLTSIKSLDLSRNSLTGPLPDTLTSLSNLVALNLSYNVFSKNIPSGWELINTLESVDLSWNQLDGSVNWNFLMQSSSVIHVDFSGNLLTSTPRELKSLSDISETIKYLHLSNNRLSGSLIGVGISTFGSLKVLDLSSNQLNGELPGFNYIYDLEILRLGNNGFSGFLPGGLLKGDSLVLRELDLSANNLTGHINMITSTSLQILNLSSNALFGELPVVQGTCSVLDLSNNQFTGNLSLVAKWGNDLKYIDLSRNHLTGHIPDITSQFLLLSYLNLSHNALIDDLPAVLIQYPKLTVLDISFNKLGGPILNDLLSSSTLQELHIKNNMFYGNITLSSSFSNQSNLRVLDISANRFDGSFPESLGSLTMLRVLDISTNNFSGVLSPVLTKLSSLTSLDISLNHFSGSLPSTLPDTLVYFNCSYNDLSGTVSENLRKFSESSFHPGNSRLEFPSGSSGSRSSSLVNRDHRSVKTFVIAGIVTACVVAAVILILLVIIMCCLRASRGSGSDKLSDKNLHNRSFPRSRESGGSLVSAEDLIAPQKDSSSEILDPDEKMAMVAGFSPSRKSRFSWSPDSGNMYTQQNLGRLDVRSPDRLAGDLHFLDESIILTPDELSRAPAELLGRSSHGTSYRATLDNGVYLTVKWLREGVAKQKKEFAKEAKKFANIRHPNVASLRGYYWGPTQHEKLLLSDYVTPGSLAGFVYDRPGRKGSPLTWAQRLKIAVDVARGLNYLHFDRSTPHGNLKASNILLDGLDLNARVADYCLHRLMTQSGTVEQILDAGVLGYRAPELAVSKKPSPSLKSDVYAFGVVLLELLTGRCAADVVSGEEGAVDLAVWVRSRVAEGQGSDCFDPTMNAEMANPVASKGMKEMLGVAMRCIRPLSERPGIKSVYEDLSSI; encoded by the exons ATGGATCTCCTCGTAAGAATTTCTGCACTGCTTTTCCTTTTCATTCCTTGCTTCGGGCAGCTTCCTTCACCGGATATACTGGCGCTTCTGGCGTTCAAGAAAGGTATAACACATGATCCCACAGGATTCGTCGTCGGATCCTGGAATGAGGAGTCCATCGACTTCAATGGCTGCCCAGCGTCCTGGAATGGTATTGTCTGTAATGGTGGGAATGTGGCGGGTGTTCTCCTTGATAACCATGGTATTTCTGGCTACGCTGATCTGTCTGTCTTTGCTAACCTCACCATGCTTTTGAAGCTCTCCATGGCAAATAATAACCTTTCTGGTAGCTTGCCTGAAAGCATCTCTGATCTGAAGAACTTGGAGTATCTTGACATTTCCAAGAATGCCTTCTCGGGGGAGTTACCTGCAGGTCTTGGGAAGCTTCACAGCTTGCAGAACTTATCCTTGGCTGGAAACGAATTCACAGGGTCTATGCCCGTCACCATTGGCGGATTGACTTCTATCAAGTCTCTTGATTTGAGCCGCAATTCTCTAACCGGTCCTTTGCCTGATACTCTTACTAGTCTCAGTAACTTGGTTGCATTGAATCTGTCCTACAATGTTTTTAGTAAAAACATTCCATCTGGGTGGGAACTGATTAACACTCTGGAGTCAGTTGATCTCAGCTGGAATCAGCTTGATGGTAGTGTCAATTGGAACTTTCTTATGCAATCTTCTAGTGTTATCCATGTTGATTTCAGTGGGAATCTGCTTACTTCGACCCCCAGGGAGTTGAAGTCTTTGTCAGATATCTCAGAGACGATCAAGTATTTACATCTCAGCAACAACAGATTGAGTGGATCACTGATTGGAGTTGGGATTTCTACTTTTGGGAGCTTGAAGGTGCTGGATTTAAGTTCCAATCAGTTAAATGGTGAGCTACCTGGGTTTAATTATATATATGATCTCGAGATTCTGAGATTGGGGAATAATGGATTTAGTGGTTTCCTACCTGGTGGACTTCTCAAAGGTGACTCTTTGGTTTTACGTGAATTGGATTTGAGTGCAAACAACCTAACAG GACATATAAATATGATCACCTCAACAAGTTTGCAAATCCTTAATCTTTCTTCTAATGCCCTTTTCGGTGAACTTCCAGTGGTGCAAGGAACCTGTTCAGTGCTTGATCTATCAAACAATCAGTTTACTGGCAATTTATCACTTGTTGCAAAGTGGGGAAATGACCTCAAGTATATTGATCTTAGCAGAAATCATCTGACAGGGCACATACCAGATATAACCTCGCAGTTTCTTCTACTTAGTTATCTTAACCTTTCTCATAATGCTTTGATAGATGATCTCCCTGCTGTTCTCATTCAGTACCCAAAACTTACTGTGTTAGATATCAGTTTCAATAAGCTTGGGGGACCTATTCTAAATGACCTACTAAGCTCCTCCACATTGCAAGAGCTTCATATTAAGAACAATATGTTCTATGGTAATATCACTTTGTCGTCATCTTTTTCCAACCAGTCCAATCTTCGTGTGCTTGATATATCAGCTAACCGATTTGATGGTAGTTTTCCTGAAAGCCTTGGGTCTTTGACTATGCTCCGAGTCCTAGATATTTCTACAAACAATTTTTCTGGTGTATTATCACCTGTTCTAACAAAACTCTCCTCTCTCACTTCCCTTGATATCTCCCTTAACCATTTCTCTGGTTCTTTGCCATCGACACTGCCTGATACACTTGTATACTTCAATTGTTCGTACAATGACCTATCAGGAACAGTTTCAGAAAACCTTAGAAAGTTCTCAGAGTCTTCATTCCATCCAGGAAATTCCAGATTAGAGTTTCCAAGTGGTTCATCTGGATCTCGTAGCTCTTCATTGGTGAATCGTGATCACAGATCAGTCAAAACATTTGTCATTGCAGGGATTGTCACTGCTTGTGTAGTGGCTGCAGTTATTCTGATCCTCTTGGTTATCATCATGTGTTGTTTGAGAGCTTccaggggatctggatcagataaGCTTTCTGACAAGAATCTCCATAACCGAAGTTTTCCACGAAGTAGAGAATCTGGTGGGTCACTTGTATCTGCTGAAGACCTTATTGCTCCTCAAAAAGATTCTTCGTCGGAGATACTCGATCCAGATGAGAAAATGGCTATGGTTGCTGGATTTTCACCATCGAGGAAAAGTCGCTTTTCGTGGTCACCAGATTCTGGCAACATGTATACTCAACAAAATCTTGGAAGACTGGATGTTCGTTCGCCAGACAGGTTGGCTGGTGATTTACATTTTCTGGATGAATCAATAATCCTAACTCCAGATGAATTATCTAGAGCACCCGCCGAATTGTTGGGAAGGAGTAGTCATGGAACTTCTTATAGAGCAACCCTGGACAATGGAGTTTACTTGACAGTGAAATGGCTTAGGGAAGGAGTGGCAAAACAGAAGAAGGAATTTGCCAAAGAGGCGAAGAAATTTGCAAACATCAGGCATCCAAATGTGGCGTCATTGCGAGGGTACTACTGGGGGCCTACTCAGCATGAGAAACTTCTCTTGTCAGATTATGTCACACCAGGAAGCCTTGCGGGCTTTGTATATG ACCGGCCAGGACGGAAAGGCTCTCCGTTGACATGGGCTCAGCGTCTCAAAATTGCCGTTGACGTTGCACGCGGCCTGAACTATCTCCATTTTGACCGATCCACCCCTCACGGCAATCTCAAAGCCTCCAACATACTACTCGATGGTCTGGACCTCAATGCACGCGTTGCTGATTACTGCCTTCATCGCCTGATGACTCAATCAGGCACAGTTGAGCAAATTCTCGACGCTGGGGTGCTGGGCTACCGCGCGCCTGAGCTGGCTGTGTCCAAGAAGCCGTCCCCCTCCTTAAAGTCGGATGTCTATGCCTTTGGTGTGGTTCTCTTGGAATTATTGACGGGTAGGTGTGCAGCAGATGTGGTCTCCGGAGAGGAAGGAGCAGTGGACCTTGCCGTTTGGGTAAGGTCGCGGGTGGCGGAAGGTCAAGGATCCGACTGCTTTGATCCAACAATGAATGCAGAAATGGCAAATCCAGTCGCATCCAAGGGGATGAAAGAGATGCTTGGGGTTGCGATGAGGTGTATCCGGCCGCTCTCCGAGCGACCAGGTATCAAGTCTGTGTATGAGGATCTCTCATCCATATGA
- the LOC121980976 gene encoding WD-40 repeat-containing protein MSI1-like: MAKDEEEFRGELEERLINEEYKIWKKNTPFLYDLVITHALEWPSLTVQWFPDRDEPAGKDYSVQKMILGTHTSDNEPNYLMLAQVQLPLEDAEYDARQYDDEHGEIGGFGSAGGKVQIVQQINHDGEVNRARYMPQNTFIIATKTVSAEVYVFDYSKHPSKPPLDGACNPDLRLRGHNSEGYGLSWSQFKQGHLLSGSDDAQICLWDINAAPKNKTLDALQIFKVHDGVVEDVAWHLRHEYYFGSVGDDHYLLLWDLRTTNNKPVKSVVAHQGEVNCLAFNPFNEWIVATGSTDKTVKLFDLRKLETALHTLDCHKEEVFQVGWSPKNETILASCCLGRRLMVWDLSRIDEEQTPEDAADGPPELLFIHGGHTSKISDFSWNSCEDWIVASVAEDNILQIWQMAENIYHDEDLLGEETPKSS, from the exons ATGGCGAAGGACGAGGAGGAGTTTCGGGGTGAACTGGAGGAGCGTTTGATCAATGAGGAGTACAAGATATGGAAGAAGAACACGCCCTTCCTGTACGACCTAGTGATCACTCACGCCCTCGAGTGGCCCTCCCTCACAGTGCAGTGGTTCCCCGACCGCGACGAGCCCGCCGGGAAGGACTACTCCGTGCAGAAGATGATCCTCGGCACTCACACCTCCGACAACGAGCCCAACTACCTCATGCTTGCGCAGGTCCAGCTCCCGCTCGAGGACGCCGAGTACGATGCACGCCAGTACGATGACGAGCACGGCGAGATTGGAGGCTTTGGCAGCGCCGGAGGAAAG GTGCAAATTGTTCAGCAAATAAATCATGATGGCGAGGTTAATCGAGCTCGCTATATGCCTCAGAATACCTTCATAATCGCAACGAAGACTGTTAGTGCTGAAGTTTATGTTTTTGACTACAGCAAACATCCATCGAAGCCTCCACTTGACGGTGCATGCAATcctgatttgaggttgaggggtCACAATTCTGAAGGATATGGTTTATCCTGGAGCCAGTTTAAGCAAGGACACCTATTGAGTGGTTCTGATGATGCTCAAATTTGTCTGTGGGACATTAATGCTGCTCCTAAAAATAAAACACTTGATGCTCTTCAGATTTTTAAG GTGCACGATGGTGTCGTTGAGGATGTTGCATGGCATTTAAGGCACGAGTATTATTTTGGTTCTGTTGGGGATGATCATTATCTTCTACTTTGGGATCTTCGAACAACAAATAATAAGCCAGTCAAATCTGTTGTTGCTCATCAAGGTGAG GTAAACTGCTTAGCATTCAATCCTTTCAATGAGTGGATTGTCGCAACTGGATCTACTGATAAAACTGTCAAGTTATTTGATCTTCGTAAGCTTGAAACTGCTCTGCACACACTAGACTGCCACAA AGAGGAGGTTTTCCAAGTTGGCTGGAGCCCAAAGAATGAGACTATTCTAGCATCTTGCTGTCTTGGTAGGCGGCTCATGGTGTGGGATCTAAGCAG GATTGACGAGGAACAGACGCCAGAGGATGCTGCCGATGGCCCCCCAGAGTTGCTGTTCATCCATGGTGGCCACACAAGCAAGATCTCTGATTTCTCATGGAACTCCTGCGAAGATTGGATCGTTGCCAGCGTCGCAGAAGATAACATCCTCCAGATATGGCAGATGGCAGAGAACATTTACCACGACGAAGATTTGCTAGGGGAAGAGACTCCAAAATCTTCTTAA
- the LOC121979796 gene encoding uncharacterized protein LOC121979796: protein MPSTQSQQKKRGKTVMKDVHALQIGDRLIVKFNERGQPYGEMQPTLANFVGTIARNGNVLPLSFLDWRKMTKSCLDDAWRQVTARFDIPDQHRARVMQMMGGSWRRWKAEIKATSYDPNIPLNELMCIRPIPHNLTSSVWETLCRYWKSNERTSKINRENGSKKRGIHAQGRTNIPSLEYKFIQENSRKPTRIEIFHLSRQSKKKGGALVDDEAIRVEDELNKVVQRRLQDKPEGTQTTEVHEDAFREVFGSEHSGRVRCLEVGVLPSQVFPEQCNRRTIFRHDNLPTSEVTDKLREMEEKMKVMEAQRKAEMEQMRQMRQMHEHHIQNFTNVIQSMISGTAGGSRGPELLPTQVVTH, encoded by the exons ATGCCTTCAACCCAAAGCCAACAAAAGAAACGTGGAAAAACTGTTATGAAGGATGTTCATGCTTTACAAATCGGTGACCGTCTAATAGTAAAATTTAATGAAAGAGGTCAACCATACGGAGAAATGCAACCAACGCTTGCTAACTTTGTCGGCACCATTGCTCGAAATGGAAATGTGTTGCCCCTTAGTTTTTTGGATTGGAGAAAAATGACGAAGAGTTGTTTGGATGATGCATGGAGACAAGTAACA GCACGTTTTGATATTCCCGATCAGCATAGAGCTAGGGTGATGCAAATGATGGGAGGTTCATGGAGGCGATGGAAGGCTGAAATTAAGGCTACTTCTTATGATCCAAATATTCCATTAAATGAACTTATGTGTATCCGTCCCATTCCCCATAATCTCACATCAAGTGTTTGGGAAACTTTATGTCGTTACTGGAAGTCTAATGAG AGGACATCAAAAATAAATCGAGAAAATGGGAGTAAAAAACGAGGAATTCATGCACAAGGACGAACAAATATTCCCTCATTGGAATACAAATTT ATTCAGGAAAATAGTAGAAAACCAACTCGCATtgaaatatttcatctaagtcgacAAAGCAAAAAGAAAGGAGGTGCTCTTGTTGATGATGAAGCAATACGAGTAGAG GATGAATTAAATAAAGTTGTGCAGCGTCGTCTCCAGGACAAGCCTGAGGGAACACAAACAACAGAAGTGCACGAGGATGCATTTCG TGAGGTATTTGGGTCAGAGCATTCTGGTCGAGTTCGATGTCTAGAAGTTGGTGTATTACCTAGCCAAGTTTTCCCAGAGCAGTGTAATCGAAGAACAATTTTTAGACATGATAACCTTCCTACTTCTGAAGTTACTGATAAGTTGCGAGAAATGGAAGAAAAAATGAAAGTTATGGAAGCACAGAGGAAGGCAGAAATGGAGCAGATGAGGCAGATGAGGCAGATGCatgaacatcatattcaaaatttTACCAATGTCATCCAAAGTATGATATCTGGAACTGCTGGGGGATCTCGTGGGCCTGAATTATTGCCTACACAGGTAGTCACACATTGA